The genomic segment CAAATCCTCAGGATAGCGGTCTCCGAGGGCACCGCGAACTGCAGTAGAATAGGACTCGAGTGCCCCTTCTCTACCTGCCCAATGGCTCTGGCCAGTCCCACCTCGACCCCAACCAACGATATTTCCGAATTCGTCAACTAGAACGGCGTCGCTCTTTGTTCCGCCGCCATCTACTCCCAATGCAAACCGCGTTGCCATAATAGTTAACCAAAGAATGGTAAAGTTAAATGGTTGGCGTCAACCCGCAAAATACGCCTATTCGTCCAACTTTCCTTTGGGAAGTCCGAGTGGAAGCGCTGATGGTCGCTCACAAGTGCTTTCAAGCATGATATGCACGCCTTTCTCCGAAGCATCATGGAAAGCATGCATGATGTCTAGCACATGATAAGCAAGTTCACCGCTTGCACGGTGTGCCCTTCCCGAGCGCAGTGCATAAGCCATGTCCGCAACACCAAGCCCCCTGGAATTCTCAGCATAACCGTGAGAAAGTGGTACTTCCGCCCATTCTTTTTCACCAGCGCGCTTTATTCTAACCGGTCCGCCAAATATGTTTGGGTCGGGAACGCAGAGTGAACCCTCTGTGCCATAGATTTCGATTCTAGGTAAGTTCGCCGCCCACACGTCGAAGCTGGTGATTATCGTTCCAACTGCACCATTTGCAAAATCCATGATTCCCGCAACATGGGTTGGAACATCAACCTTAATAACCATGCCGCGCTTCGGCTCACTTCCAATTATCCGCTCGGGGAATGTTATCCTTGCCGACCCGGTCACGCGGCGCACTGGCCCAATAAGATTAACTAGAGCCGTGAGGTAGTAGGG from the Armatimonadota bacterium genome contains:
- a CDS encoding Gfo/Idh/MocA family oxidoreductase, encoding METAKIGIVGCGNISGIYFQNAKMLEAIEVSACADIIPERAKAKAEEFGCRAVSVEELLADPEIEIVLNLTIPNAHASVAMAALEAGKSVYNEKPLAITREDGRRMLELAKSKGLLVGCAPDTFMGGGIQTCRKLIDDGWIGEPVAATAFMMCHGHEGWHPDPEFYYKPGGGPMFDMGPYYLTALVNLIGPVRRVTGSARITFPERIIGSEPKRGMVIKVDVPTHVAGIMDFANGAVGTIITSFDVWAANLPRIEIYGTEGSLCVPDPNIFGGPVRIKRAGEKEWAEVPLSHGYAENSRGLGVADMAYALRSGRAHRASGELAYHVLDIMHAFHDASEKGVHIMLESTCERPSALPLGLPKGKLDE